From the Candidatus Binatia bacterium genome, the window TGCGATAGCGCTTGTTGCCCAAGTTTTGGCTCCACAGGGCCAGTTGCGTGGCTTCACCGTTGAAGGAATACGCCAGGCGCGCGTTGAACAGGCTGTACCCGCCCTGTAGTCCGGCTTCATACTCGGGCCCCTGAAAACGGACGGGACCCTGGAAGTACCAGTCAAAGCGCGGGGTCATATAACCACCCCAAAACTCCGAATCATTGGCCTCGATCAGGAACGACTTCTGCAGGGCCACATGAGTCTGGACTTCGGGCACTCGCCGAAAGGTTTCGCCCGAACGATCGATGAAATCAGTGGTGACATCACTGGGGGCATCATCCCAGTTATCATAGACACCGCGGAACAAGCCGACCGAACCCTCGAGACGGAAGCCCGCACCGAGGTTCATCACCGTCTCCAGTTCCACTCCCTGCGTCGTTGCCTTGGCGGCATTCAACGTTTCCTGAGCAATGACCGGCGTACCGTTGGCATCGACATAGCCAAGGTCGCGAATGGCCGTTACCTGAATATCATCATATTTGGCGTAGAAGAGAGACAGATTGGTCGCGATCCGGTTATCAAAACTCAAAGTCTTGAAACCCAACTCGAACGAGTTCATGTTCTCGGGATCAAACGGCTGCAGCGGTTGCTGGTCGCCGCTGAGCGGATCTGCGGGCGGAGGGATCACATTGAAGCCGCCACCCTTGAAACCGCTCGAATAGGTAAAATAACCCATTAGATGATCGATCACGGTATCCTCGATCAAGTCTTCGGGGACCGTTGCCGAGAGCGTAGCCATCGGGTTCCAGGTCGAGAAGATCTTCGAATTGGTTTCGTTGAAGCTCTCGCTGAAGCTCGCACATCCCTCGGCCGAGGGGACACAATCGTATTTCTCAGCCGTGGTTTCCTTCTTGTCTTCCGTATAGCGCAAGCCCGCAGTCAGCTGCAGCCACTCGAGCAAGTCGAACGACGCTTGTGAATACAAGGCCCACGACCAGTTGTCGGTCAACTGCGGCTGCACACTGCGGGTGTTGATCGTGTCGACGAGTGCTGCCGTCGCGCCACGATTTTGGGCATTTTCCAGGAACAGGAAATAACCGCCCACAAAGTTCAAACGACCATCCAGGGCCGAGCCGTTGACCTGCAACTCGGTCTGGAATTGCTGAGCCTTGGCGGGCCGGCCCTGCATCGCCAACAAGCTGTCCGTACCCTCGGGTGCCGGAATGGGAATATCCCCGATGCCGGCCGCGTTGACCGCGGGGGCCGGCGTCAGATCGGTGTCCTGCCGCGAGCGGATATACTGCTGCCGCCAGGCACCAATCGCCTTCAAGCTGAATTCGTCCAGACCGGGCAGCGGACCGATATCCCAATTCAAAACGCCCCAGGCGCCGGTGCTTTGGATATCAAATAGTTGGTTCCAATCGGCTCCGAAATGGTAAGGTTTGCGCTCTTCCTGGCAATAATCGGCAAGTCCGGGCGCCAGTCCCTGCAGGCCGGTTGGCTGGACAAATACACACTCGCCACCCTCGCCCCGGGCGTGCGAACGATCCCAGTTCCCGGTGATGTCGATGGTCACGTCCTCATGCGGCAGAATCCGCAAGCTTCCCAAAAAAGACAGCGAATTCCGATCGTTCCAACCTTGGTCCAGTTCCTCATTGTACATGTACCCGGCTTGATTCTCCGAGCCGAAAGCCATGCGCATGAACACGCGATCTTCCAGGGGACCAATATCCACAGGCAGGTTCAACATGGCACGGGTCGTGACCGAATTGAGCCATTGGCTATGGGGAGCATCCACGTTCCCCACATCCACCTGAACAAAGGCCTCGACTTCGTCGGTTGGCTTCTGGGTGGTGAAGTTGATCGCACCACCGATGGTGTTCTTGCCAAAGAGCGTGCCTTGCGGTCCGCGGAGAACTTCGACCTGCGCGATGTCGACCACGTTCAAAAGAGAGCCTTGGGCCCGCGGGACAAAAATGCCGTCAATATAGATCCCCACCCCGGGGTCGTATGAGGTCAACGCCCGAGGTGTACCCACACCGCGAATATAGACGAGCGCCTCGGTGCCCGTGGACGAGGTCTGGAAGGTCAGGTTCGGGACCAGCTCGGCGATATCATCGATTCTTGTGACGCCGGCTTCGCGCAGCGTCGTTTCCGAAAGCGCGGTGACCGACACCGGGGTGTCTTCGAGAAGCTCCTGTCGCTTGCGTGCCGAAACCACGATTTCTTCGATCTTGTTCTCGCGGTCCTTGCTGACGAAGGCAGGCGGATCGCCCGCCTCGACGGCCTCGGCTTCCGCGGCAAGACCATCCGATTCGTTGATCACATCCACAGTGCCCGACGAGGGCGTCTCGATCGACTCCAGATAGGTCGAGGGTGCCGCGGGTGCTCCTTCGGTTGCCGCGTCGGCCGCCGCGGGGGCTTCCGAAGGCTGCGTCGGGGCCTCAGCAGGCTGCGCCTGCGCCGTAAGCGGAATTGCCAGAACCGATAGCGCCAAACCGAACAGACCCACCTTTTTGATGCATGCCAACATCCTCGCCCTCCTCAGGTCGACCGATGCCCAGAAATTCAGCACCGGGAACTCTACGGCGGATGAGACTAGGCAGATGTTCCACAAAAGCAAGAAGTGTCAAAAAGGCTTTATGTTACAAAGGACTAGGTGCCCAGCAGGCGCTTGGCATTGCCGTTGAGGATCGCTTCGCGGATCTCCGGGCGCCCCTCGGTGACGATCAATACTTTCGCCAGCGTGGCGGCCACATGATAAAACGGCCAGTCGCTGCCGAACACCAATCGCTCGGTGCCGACCTCGCGGATGATCCGGTCCAGGATGGTGATGCCCTGCCCGTGCAGCCCCATCCAGGCATTCGGATACCGGCGCCCAAGCACCATCGCGTCTTCCACGTCGCGTGCGCCCGCATGGCCGAGAATGAAATTCGTCCCGGGGTTCTCGGCGAGCATCGGCTCATAGCCCCGCATCATCGTATATTGGTGGGTGAAGCCCGGCTCGATGCCGGCGCGGCCGGCGTGCAGGAAAACCACCAACCCCATCCGCCCGCAGGCCTCATAGATTTCCATCGCACGCGGGTCGTCGGGGAAATACCGTTGGACTGCAGGATGCAGTTTGATGATGCGCGCCCCGCGAGCCGCTTGCGCTTCGAGCTTGGGGCGCCAATCAGGATCATCGGTCTTCACCGATCCGCCGCCGATGAAATGGTCGCGCTCGGGAGACTCCTCGAGAATATCCAACCAGCGATCGGCCAGGTTGTCCCCGAACGGAAGGCCCATGGTAATCGGCAACAGAGCGGCCTTGGACACCCGCAGATCCGCCATCTCGTCAGCCAGATTCTCGAGGGTATGCGTTCGCACCGAGGGACTGCCCCATAAGATATTCTGCACGGTATCGAATTGCATCGCCTGCAAATCGTCGGGTGTGAAATTGGCGTTGATATAGACGTCCAAATCCAGTTCGCATCCGGCTTCCGTGCCATCGCAATCCAGAATATGGTGCACGCGATCGGTGCGCGACGTCATATCGATGGGTGCGGCAAACAAAAGGGCCATACCCAGATGCGCATGCAGATCGATGGTCTCGGGCACGCTGTCGTCGACCAGACGAAGCCGACCGCGCTTGTCGAGATCAAACCACGGCAACTCGGCCAGCCCGCGGTATCCCTGATAGACATGCCGGCCATAGGGCCCCTGGCCCGAGGCCAGTTTCTCGGCTGCCATATGTTGCCGCAGACTCTCGGCATCTGCCTCGGAATATTTTGACCCATCCACACAGCCCTGCGCCCAAAGGCCCGCTCCGGCCGCACATAGAGCCCCGAACCGCCGGCGGCTCATCTTCATTCGCCTGTTCTTGCCTTGCATCTCTTTGACAAGTCTTGCGCGAGACCAGGCCGCGAGGCAAACCGAAAGAATTTATCTGCCGGGCGCAGGCCTCTGGCTGCGGCCCCCGAAGCCGGGCTGGGCAAGCGCCCGCGAGACCGGCAGCTTCCACAGGACAAGAGGCTCCGAGCGTCACGGCACAGCCAGCGAGTTCAGCTGCCTTGCTGGACTCGCCGCGGGAACTACGGGATGGGGAAGCATGCGCTTTCTTTCGCGAGCAGCCGTTATGCTCTTCGGGCTGCTTCTGGCTTTCGGTGTCGGCGAATGGATCGTGCGCCAGCAGATCCCGGCCGACGAGGACGGGCAGCGCTGGCAGGGCCGGACGCGCCTTCCGCCGTGGCGATTTCCCATGCAACAGATTCACGATCGCCTGGCAGCGCTGGACAAAGGCGAGAGCCTGTTTCTCATCGACTCCGATCTCGGCTGGCGCCCGCGACCGGGCGCCAGCAGCCTTGACGGAAAGGTGAATATCAACGAGGCAGGGATGCGGCAAAACGCCAACCCCGCGATGCCCCCCGAAGACACCGCAGCTGTGTTCCGGATCGTGACGATCGGCGACTCATTTACCTTTGGCGATGAGGTGTCCGACAACGAGACCTGGCCCGCCCAACTGGAAAGGATTCTGCGAGCCGACGGCGTTCCCACCCGCGTCTTCAATCTCGGCACGAACGCCTACGGGATCGATCAGGCCCTCCTGCGCCTGGTGCGCGATGGCGCACCTCTGCGACCGGACGTCGTGATTCTGGGCCTGCAGCCCGAGAACCTCATGCGGAACGTCAATATCGTGCGCCCGATCTTCTTTCCCGACACCGCCCTGCCGCTGTCCAAGCCGCGATTTGTCTTGGACGACGGCGAGTTGCGTCTGCGCAACCAACCCACGCTTTCCCCGGACAAAATCCTGAAATTCCTGGAGGACCCCGAAAGCCATCCCCTCGCGCCGGACGAAGCCTGGCTCGACGAGCGTTACGAAGAATCCTCCTGGCAGCAAAGCGCCCTGCTCTCTCTGCTGGCACAACGTCTGGCGGCGGCAGGCGTCCACCGGAGCGACTCGCGCCCCGGGTCGAGTCAGCGCACCGCGGCCATCGACCGACGCGAAGCGGAGATGCTCGAGCTGGGCACAGCGCTGCTGGCGAGGTTTGCCGCCGAGGCCGAAGCCATCGGGGCACGTCCACTCCTCG encodes:
- a CDS encoding amidohydrolase family protein, whose protein sequence is MKMSRRRFGALCAAGAGLWAQGCVDGSKYSEADAESLRQHMAAEKLASGQGPYGRHVYQGYRGLAELPWFDLDKRGRLRLVDDSVPETIDLHAHLGMALLFAAPIDMTSRTDRVHHILDCDGTEAGCELDLDVYINANFTPDDLQAMQFDTVQNILWGSPSVRTHTLENLADEMADLRVSKAALLPITMGLPFGDNLADRWLDILEESPERDHFIGGGSVKTDDPDWRPKLEAQAARGARIIKLHPAVQRYFPDDPRAMEIYEACGRMGLVVFLHAGRAGIEPGFTHQYTMMRGYEPMLAENPGTNFILGHAGARDVEDAMVLGRRYPNAWMGLHGQGITILDRIIREVGTERLVFGSDWPFYHVAATLAKVLIVTEGRPEIREAILNGNAKRLLGT
- a CDS encoding TonB-dependent receptor: MLACIKKVGLFGLALSVLAIPLTAQAQPAEAPTQPSEAPAAADAATEGAPAAPSTYLESIETPSSGTVDVINESDGLAAEAEAVEAGDPPAFVSKDRENKIEEIVVSARKRQELLEDTPVSVTALSETTLREAGVTRIDDIAELVPNLTFQTSSTGTEALVYIRGVGTPRALTSYDPGVGIYIDGIFVPRAQGSLLNVVDIAQVEVLRGPQGTLFGKNTIGGAINFTTQKPTDEVEAFVQVDVGNVDAPHSQWLNSVTTRAMLNLPVDIGPLEDRVFMRMAFGSENQAGYMYNEELDQGWNDRNSLSFLGSLRILPHEDVTIDITGNWDRSHARGEGGECVFVQPTGLQGLAPGLADYCQEERKPYHFGADWNQLFDIQSTGAWGVLNWDIGPLPGLDEFSLKAIGAWRQQYIRSRQDTDLTPAPAVNAAGIGDIPIPAPEGTDSLLAMQGRPAKAQQFQTELQVNGSALDGRLNFVGGYFLFLENAQNRGATAALVDTINTRSVQPQLTDNWSWALYSQASFDLLEWLQLTAGLRYTEDKKETTAEKYDCVPSAEGCASFSESFNETNSKIFSTWNPMATLSATVPEDLIEDTVIDHLMGYFTYSSGFKGGGFNVIPPPADPLSGDQQPLQPFDPENMNSFELGFKTLSFDNRIATNLSLFYAKYDDIQVTAIRDLGYVDANGTPVIAQETLNAAKATTQGVELETVMNLGAGFRLEGSVGLFRGVYDNWDDAPSDVTTDFIDRSGETFRRVPEVQTHVALQKSFLIEANDSEFWGGYMTPRFDWYFQGPVRFQGPEYEAGLQGGYSLFNARLAYSFNGEATQLALWSQNLGNKRYRTNSIPLVTTFGIAQQLYGLPRTYGLELSHRF